GATCTGGATCCATGACCTTGACAACGGCAGGTGATAGATCGCTCTTATTTAGTTTAATTTCTTGAGTTGGAAGCATACTATTATTTTGATAACGTGTTTTTGTCTCGAATACATAAAAGTCTTTCGTCGAAGTGAATTTGGCCTCCTTGTCCGAAACAATATCCTTAATAAGCGATTCATAAAGGTACGCCTGGCTGCTGTTTTGCGGCCAATCACTTTGGAAACGGAAGCTTTTATTTAGCGCTGGAGTAAGGACAAATACTCCTTCATTATTTCGTAAAATCATTTGGCTTTGATCTTTTTCGGCATTCTTTAAATTGACGCGATAGAAAGTAGGATCCTTATGCCAAATTTCTACGTTGTATACTTGTGAATCTGAACCCATTTTCAAGGTCATTTTTGCATTGACTTTGTAGCTCGATAAATCTCCTAATTTACCATTTAACTCTTTCACCACGTCATCTTGTGATTTAGAGCCACAGGCAGCTAGTAAAAAGATGACCATCAGTCCTGTCATGAGCAGCACTAACTTTTTCTTCATTCCTTCAACCCCTTCTTGTCTCATTTCATATGATTATAGAGAAGAGAAAGGCAGGGATCAGGCAAATGACCATAGCTGACCTTGTCTCTCCTAGTTCCCTATGAATATATGAGACAACCTTAGGGATTATGATAAAGAAGTTGCCAAGCTATTTATTTTTTCGAGTAGAGGAATTGTGAAACCTTTTTGTTACTTTGGCATCCTGTTGATTGAAGGGAAGGCACGAAGACTCCTGTGGGAGTATGGTTCAGGAGAGACCCCACAGGCGCGTTTCTCCGAGGAGGCTCGCCGAAACACCCACGAACCGCTCGTGCCTGGAGCGGAAATCAACAGACTAGCATCACTACATTTCTTCAATCACCACTTGCGCCACTGCGTAGTCTCTGCTGTGTGAGATGGATAGGTGCGACTTGACGTTTGGTTTTACTATATGAGGTTTGCCGAGTTGGTCAGTGATTATTTCAATATCTAAAAAGGATAGTTCTTTCCCAATTCCTGTTCCTGCCGCTTTTGAAAAAGCCTCCTTTGCAGCAAATCTACCTGCTAGAAACTCCACTTTTCTTCTATCTGAAAGAGTCTCGAATGTATCTCTTTCCCTGGCAGTTAAAATTCGGTCAATCAACTTCAATTGTCGATTCAATATATCCTGGATCCTGGAAAGTTCTATAATATCAATCCCAATTCCTTTAATCATCGTTCAACCATCCTTCTATTTATATTATCAACGGCATATTAGTGTACAAGACCGATATTAAGGTTATCATGATAGTGAGAGGAGGGTATTCATGTTTACGAGGACTGAAAACTTACGTGAATTTTTACGTTTCTATCCCGTTGTTTCTATTATTGTCTGTATTCACTTAGCATTATATCTTTTAACCATCTTGCCCATATTTCCAAACTATTGGTTCTTCGAAAATTTTTCAGGAGTCAATCTTTATATTATGGAAGGGGACTATTGGAGACTGATTACACCCACTTTTATGCACAGCGGTTTCTCCCATATGCTATTTAATAGTTTCTCACTTGTCCTTTTTGGGCCAGCCCTAGAGCGTATGATTGGTGGAGGGAGATTTCTATTCGTTTATCTTCTCTCGGGAATCATAGCCAATGTGGCCACACTTCTGCTGGAGCCTTTAACGTATACACATGTTGGTTCAAGTGGTGCCATCTTTGGAATATTTGGCTATTATATTGCCATCATCATCTTCCGTAAACAAATGCTAACAAAACAAAACTCGCAAATTATTATCACCCTAAGCATAGTTAGTTTAATTATGACCTTTTTGCAGCCCAATATTAATATTACCGCTCATCTTTTCGGTTTACTAGGCGGCTTTTTATTGGGGGCCATTCCTTATTATAATAAAAAGGATCTTTCTGATTCTATTAGAGGGACAGCCAACTGGGCAACTAGCAGAAAGAAAAACTTATCTACTCAATCTCCAGCCAAAGTTCTGATTTGGGCTTTCGTTCTTATTGTTGCCATTCTCGGATTTTGGAGTCAAAAATAACAGGGACGCTCTCGAAACTATTCTTCGGAGCTGTCCCTGTTTTTCTGTTCTCTTGTAAACCACTTATAAACCTTTAGACTATCACTCTTCTCCATATCAACAACCGTTCCTCCCGCATTCCCTGCACCCGATTCAACAAATGCTTCTATTGTACCAAGCTGCACTTTACGCTGAAATGGACTTTCCCTAAGCTCAAGGCTTTGAAGTTTATTTTTCTTTACTAAAACCGTTATTCGCTGTGTAGTACGATACCTCAAGCTTAACTGTTGTCCATCAAGCTTCCAGCCAGCTGCTCGATATTTTAGAATGGCTCTGACGGTAACAATGAATAAAAGAAGTAGAGAAAGCAATCCCCAAAGCTTCAGAAAAATAATAGCTAGAGCGGCGATTGGCATTACCCAAGACCAGCTGCGAAAAATATACCGTCTTAGCGCCCGCTTCGGTACGGGTGTAAAGGAAGTGGTCATACAATATTCCGGCAAAAGCGTGTTGAGAACGGAAGCTATTTGATTCCGTTTAATCATAGGTAAAATCGTCACGTTTGCTCCTTCTAGATTTTCAACGGATCCTCCTGCACTTTCCACATGGACTGTTGCATAGCCAAAAATCTGCCGAATGATATTTTCACGGATTTTTACCGCTTGAATCCGTTTGATAGGAATGGTGATCTGACGACGCTCTAAAAGACCCTGTGAAATAATGAGATCCTTTTCTGCTTTTATCACCGTAAAATTAGCGTATTTTAATAACGTTCCAACAAGAGCGATCAACCAGGAAATCAAAAAAACCAAAAAAACGATTATAGCTATAATAATAAGGTTTCGTTCCGCCCATGTTTCGAAGCCGCCAAACAATTTTTTAAAAGGAATGAAATCATCTAATTGACTCAATACGGCAAAAACTGCTGAGATGACAACCCCCACCCCGCCGGATGTTAAGGATAGCATGATCAATTGCTGCCGGGAGATGTGATATACACTTGGATGCCCTTGTTCTTCTTTCCCTTCAACTCGACGCTTTCCTTTTGCCGTCGCTACAAATTCCTGTATGATTCGCGCCTCTTCTTTCGTGATTGCTGATAATACGGCATCGGCACTCTCGTCCTGTTGGCCGCCAGCTGTTTCAATTTGCACTTTGACGAGTCCAAATAACCGCTGTAAAATCCCTTCTGTTACATCCATACTCTGAATTCGTTCATACGGTATAAACCTTTTCTTTCTCACAAAGATTCCATATTCAATTCGAAGTTCATCCGCTTCCATTTTATATGTATATCGATACCACGATAATAACCCTGATATAAAAGTAAAGATGACAATAACCGTTGAAGCAATCATGGCATAAAGCAAAGAACCCGTACTATCCCTTCCTCCCGAAAATAATATAGCTAGAATGGGTATCACTAGTCTCTTGGCTCTTTTTCCCGTATTAATCACACTAGCAATTGGATGGAGTCTTCTTGCTTTAGACATCTTCTTCCGCCACCCTTGCTAACTTTGATATATAAAGGCGCAATTCTTCTGCTTCACTCACTTCTAAAGCGGGAATTTCATGAGAAGTGGCAGCTGTGTACACGACCACAGAAGCAAGTTTGTACTTCCTTAAGAGTGGCCCTTGAATTGTATCGACATGTTGCACTCGTACCATTGGAACTAGTGTCCGGCTACGAATGAACATCCCTCTTTCTAGTTCCATCTCTTCCTCTCGTACCTCATACCTCCAATATCGCCATCTAAGAGTTGGAAATATAAAGATATCTAATACAGGAAAAATAATACCCAGCGTAATCAAGATAAGAGCAATCCAAAATGGCCAATCGAACAAATCAATGAGAAACAGGAAAATTGCAGTAATTACCCAGCCTATCAGTGACTTTATCCCACCCGAAATGCGCCAAACGGTTAAGGCCTTTTTCGAGATTCTTTTCTGCAGCTCCATCCTTAACTCTCCCCCCTTACCTACTTCCTTATGTTTTAGTATACATCGACAGGGAGAAACTGGCATTATTATTCCATCTCAAAACTAGATTGGTCTAGCCATTTTAGGCCCTCATACTCCTTTAGATCCTCCACCAATTGAAAAAGCGCTGCATCCTTCTGCTTAGCTTCAATCATACAGTGAATCTCCGGTACCGTTCCTTTTATTTCTTTTAAGAAGTCCATAAACATGTCGGGGTTTACCATATCCGCATGCGCGCGAAATTCCTTTTCAGAGCGCGGACTAGAAATATGCATTTTGACGGGTAACGGGGAATGCGCCCACGTGCTGATGATTCGTTCCCAGTCCGATACCCAATCCAACTCTTCATAATTTGCTAAGTGGTGATGATAATCAAACACCATTGGAATGCCTAATTTTTCACAGAGATATAATGTTTCCTTTACGGTGAAGGTCGTATCATCATTTTCAAGCATAATCATTCTTTGGATAGCCGGCTTAATGTATGCCCAGTTATGGATAAACTGTTCAAGCGCTTTTTCCTTATCATCATAACCGCCGCCGACATGCAGAACACACCGATGTTCGGTATCAATGTTCATTCCTTTTAGCATAGCATGATGCATCACAAGTGTCTTAAGCGAATTTTTCAAGATTTCTTTATCCGGTGTATTTAGGACAACAAAATGGTCTGGGTGGAAATCCATTCTTATCGATTTTTCTTTGCTATAACTCCCCAGTTCACGGAGAGGCTCTCTTAAAGGTTCCATATAGTCCCAATCAAGTAACTCTTCATGATTAGCAAGGGGAATCAGTCGTGAGCTTAATCGGAAAAAGTGAATATCGTTCGCCGCATTATGTTTTAATAACCGCAGGCAGTTTTCTATGTTCGATATCGCAATTCTTTCTAGTTTCCGTAGGGCAGCTTCGCGGTCTTTAATCCGACTGAATTGCGCAAAGGTCATCGTTTGAGAGGGGGAAGCGTTGGCTACCTCCACGCTCATGGCTACATATCCAAGACGAACAATCGTCATACCATCACTCCATCATTAGGGTTTTTATTATCATTCCCGTTTTGGATAAGAAATGCGTAAGAGCCTTGATTAGCCCCTACAGGCAAATGTTCTTCTCGGAAAAAGCAGTCTACGGTTTTGCCGCTTACTTTGAAATTATCTTTAAAAGACTACATCGACGTTATCAGATTTTTTATTGAAAAAGTAGATGTGAGCCCGTCTACATTGACGTTATTGGACTATTTATTAAAAAAAGTAGATGTAGAACCTGTCTACTTTGACGTTATCAGATTTTTTATCAAAAAAAGTAAATGTAGAACCTATCTACTTTGACGTTATTGGACAATTTATTAAAAAAAGTTGATGTAGAACCTGTCTACTTTGACGTTATCAGATTTTTTATTAAAAAAAGTAAATGTAGAACCTATCTACTTTGACGTTATTGGACTTTTTATTAAAAAAAGTTGATGTAGAACCCGTCTACTTTGACGTTATTGGACTTTTTATCGAAAAAAGTAGATGTAGAGCCCGTCTACAGCTCATTGACTTTACTCGCAGTAGGTTTAGGCGCTGGAGCTGGACATTTCTTGAAGTCGAATTTACCAATTTATTTATGCAAAAGAAAAAAGCATGAACATAAAGTCCATGCTTTCTTAGTGTCTATGAATTAACGTTCTTGAAACGATCTTGGTTTAGATGACTTGCCGCCAGTTCTTTTTTCACCGCTTCTTGGTTTTACCGGTGCTTTTTTTCTGTTACGATCGCCACCACCATAAGATCCACGAGAATCATCTCTTCTTCTACGGTCACGGTCATTGTAAGACTTTCTTTCGCGCTTCATCGGAAGCTGTTCTTCAGTTAGCTTAACTGGTGTTGTATCAGGTTCTTTTGTAAGCATCTTAAGGACAGCAGCGATTACTGTTTCTGCGTCATTTTCTTCAAGCAACTCTTGTGCTGCTGCTTTATAGTAATGAAGGTTATTTGATTCAATCGTCTGAACGATTTTCTCAACAACCGCTTTTTGTTGACCTTCTAAAGCCTCATCAAGCGTAGGAGCCTTCATTTTATCCATCTTACGTTTCGTTGTTTTTTCAACTACTGCAAGATAAGATTTTTCACGTGGTGTGATGAACGTCATCGCCATACCTGTTTTACCAGCACGTCCTGTACGTCCGATACGGTGAACATAGCTTTCTGGATCCTGCGGGATATCAAAATTGTATACATGAGTTACACCAGAGATATCAAGACCCCTTGCAGCTACGTCTGTTGCTACAAGAACATCAATCGAACCTTCTTTAAACTTACGAAGAACGGAAAGACGTTTTGCCTGGCTTAAGTCACCGTGGATTCCTTCTGCTGTGTATCCTCTTAATGTTAACGCTTCTGATAGCTCATCCACACGACGCTTCGTACGTCCGAAAACAATCGCTAATTCTGGTGATTGAATATCAAGAAGTCTTGTTAACACATCGAATTTATTTCTTTCTTGAACTTCAAGATAGTATTGCTCAATGGAAGGAACAGTCATTTCTTTCATTTTCACACGCACGATTTGTGGGTTCTTCATGAACTTTTCTGCCATTCTTTGGATTGGTCCTGGCATAGTTGCAGAGAAAAGTAATGTTTGACGCTCTTCTGGAGTCGCTGCAAGAATGGATTCAATATCTTCAATGAATCCCATGTTCAGCATTTCATCTGCTTCATCAAGGATCACTGTATTTACAGTATCTAGACGCATTGTTTTTCTATTAATATGGTCTAACACACGTCCTGGTGTACCAACAATGATATGTGGAGCTTTCTTAAGTGAACGGATTTGGCGGCTGATATCCTGACCTCCGTAAATAGGTAGGACACGCACTCTTTTACCCGCTCCGATTTTATAAAGCTCTTCCGAAACTTGGATCGCTAACTCACGAGTTGGAGCAATAATAATCCCTTGGATAGCATCTAACTTTGTATCAATTTTTTCCACCAATGGAATTCCAAATGCAGCGGTTTTACCTGTTCCTGTTTGAGCCTGGCCGATCAAGTCCTTGTTTTCTAAGCTCAATGGAATTGTTTCTGACTGGATTGGTGTTGCTTCCTCAAAACCCATTTTGAGGACGGCTTTTAAAGTGGCCTGACTTAGACCTAAATCTTCAAACTTTGTCAATGTTTTCAATCTCCTTCATCTATTTGAAAATATTATTAGTACTGAATATTTTCGTCCGATACGCATCAAAATGCCGCTAGTAAGTAATTACCTATTTATTTTACCAAAAAAAAGACATTCTCCAAAGGAGTATGCCCT
The window above is part of the Bacillus sp. SORGH_AS_0510 genome. Proteins encoded here:
- the uvsE gene encoding UV DNA damage repair endonuclease UvsE, which encodes MTIVRLGYVAMSVEVANASPSQTMTFAQFSRIKDREAALRKLERIAISNIENCLRLLKHNAANDIHFFRLSSRLIPLANHEELLDWDYMEPLREPLRELGSYSKEKSIRMDFHPDHFVVLNTPDKEILKNSLKTLVMHHAMLKGMNIDTEHRCVLHVGGGYDDKEKALEQFIHNWAYIKPAIQRMIMLENDDTTFTVKETLYLCEKLGIPMVFDYHHHLANYEELDWVSDWERIISTWAHSPLPVKMHISSPRSEKEFRAHADMVNPDMFMDFLKEIKGTVPEIHCMIEAKQKDAALFQLVEDLKEYEGLKWLDQSSFEME
- a CDS encoding DEAD/DEAH box helicase — encoded protein: MTKFEDLGLSQATLKAVLKMGFEEATPIQSETIPLSLENKDLIGQAQTGTGKTAAFGIPLVEKIDTKLDAIQGIIIAPTRELAIQVSEELYKIGAGKRVRVLPIYGGQDISRQIRSLKKAPHIIVGTPGRVLDHINRKTMRLDTVNTVILDEADEMLNMGFIEDIESILAATPEERQTLLFSATMPGPIQRMAEKFMKNPQIVRVKMKEMTVPSIEQYYLEVQERNKFDVLTRLLDIQSPELAIVFGRTKRRVDELSEALTLRGYTAEGIHGDLSQAKRLSVLRKFKEGSIDVLVATDVAARGLDISGVTHVYNFDIPQDPESYVHRIGRTGRAGKTGMAMTFITPREKSYLAVVEKTTKRKMDKMKAPTLDEALEGQQKAVVEKIVQTIESNNLHYYKAAAQELLEENDAETVIAAVLKMLTKEPDTTPVKLTEEQLPMKRERKSYNDRDRRRRDDSRGSYGGGDRNRKKAPVKPRSGEKRTGGKSSKPRSFQER
- a CDS encoding PH domain-containing protein yields the protein MSKARRLHPIASVINTGKRAKRLVIPILAILFSGGRDSTGSLLYAMIASTVIVIFTFISGLLSWYRYTYKMEADELRIEYGIFVRKKRFIPYERIQSMDVTEGILQRLFGLVKVQIETAGGQQDESADAVLSAITKEEARIIQEFVATAKGKRRVEGKEEQGHPSVYHISRQQLIMLSLTSGGVGVVISAVFAVLSQLDDFIPFKKLFGGFETWAERNLIIIAIIVFLVFLISWLIALVGTLLKYANFTVIKAEKDLIISQGLLERRQITIPIKRIQAVKIRENIIRQIFGYATVHVESAGGSVENLEGANVTILPMIKRNQIASVLNTLLPEYCMTTSFTPVPKRALRRYIFRSWSWVMPIAALAIIFLKLWGLLSLLLLFIVTVRAILKYRAAGWKLDGQQLSLRYRTTQRITVLVKKNKLQSLELRESPFQRKVQLGTIEAFVESGAGNAGGTVVDMEKSDSLKVYKWFTREQKNRDSSEE
- the acpS gene encoding holo-ACP synthase, translating into MIKGIGIDIIELSRIQDILNRQLKLIDRILTARERDTFETLSDRRKVEFLAGRFAAKEAFSKAAGTGIGKELSFLDIEIITDQLGKPHIVKPNVKSHLSISHSRDYAVAQVVIEEM
- a CDS encoding PH domain-containing protein, which translates into the protein MELQKRISKKALTVWRISGGIKSLIGWVITAIFLFLIDLFDWPFWIALILITLGIIFPVLDIFIFPTLRWRYWRYEVREEEMELERGMFIRSRTLVPMVRVQHVDTIQGPLLRKYKLASVVVYTAATSHEIPALEVSEAEELRLYISKLARVAEEDV
- a CDS encoding rhomboid family intramembrane serine protease, with amino-acid sequence MFTRTENLREFLRFYPVVSIIVCIHLALYLLTILPIFPNYWFFENFSGVNLYIMEGDYWRLITPTFMHSGFSHMLFNSFSLVLFGPALERMIGGGRFLFVYLLSGIIANVATLLLEPLTYTHVGSSGAIFGIFGYYIAIIIFRKQMLTKQNSQIIITLSIVSLIMTFLQPNINITAHLFGLLGGFLLGAIPYYNKKDLSDSIRGTANWATSRKKNLSTQSPAKVLIWAFVLIVAILGFWSQK
- a CDS encoding outer membrane lipoprotein carrier protein LolA, with the protein product MKKKLVLLMTGLMVIFLLAACGSKSQDDVVKELNGKLGDLSSYKVNAKMTLKMGSDSQVYNVEIWHKDPTFYRVNLKNAEKDQSQMILRNNEGVFVLTPALNKSFRFQSDWPQNSSQAYLYESLIKDIVSDKEAKFTSTKDFYVFETKTRYQNNSMLPTQEIKLNKSDLSPAVVKVMDPDRNALVTVEFSKVKFNASFDKDDFDMKKNMTRAQLGLPAMAEAGDKSFSVKYPTLELKGTKLIGEKEVAIEDGKRVVLTYDGKKSYTLVQEKVTAKVASTTPTYVEGDIVDLGLTIGAVTDHSISWSHGGVDYMIASKNLTKDEMIEVAKSVQGDAVK